A window from Mytilus galloprovincialis chromosome 8, xbMytGall1.hap1.1, whole genome shotgun sequence encodes these proteins:
- the LOC143085253 gene encoding uncharacterized protein LOC143085253, which yields MYVTVFFHIIAAVSFTSIYRINGSSPSKADTCDNSDIRKQAKEIAENEIAPFSKWDSLLTSAPTSIALIGQLMLIATESDFTLLENAPKDGFKYLKYPNSFRASLVQLSNMGWDAFNDAHLNMDSIRLHTTNLDSHVQTLFKIMNDGTNDELELLVPMTLRKIENIADECLKLSVNTESSFDLFMKTISELNEASTIAKGVYEEKYKDTETAIKSSEIEQESSISERETMKQQIEDMKKEIKDMQNDFEETLDEMPSSTKLLGLSLVDGFMGVAKRIFRGHWDDMFEEIQTTREEAETPEDRANKRAYRFAEEINRHVHTLVDVATSRLEKGEKIPNWNEIDSVRSAKESLKLNLRNINRDQMQSEVHMRAIQICEDSIRLCEQLIALQKDLKLNDDRVKALIMEVEDILLISERFATDADTFLHSKGPRMSWHKSMFSSSLVHNELIKAHIKVDSAQEVLQGSRKKQEEMFQSLRRNNARMEDTLKDLAKFKVEKVDFEEIRKTLIKGIEAIQNVREEWGRVVRFFKTISKMIKMNFYVNVNTLIEHSNIGTKLKLKNDAFPALTRKLVSESMLKVSALSYAVHEIASTYVEISEKHLLDQMNALGGLAALDPKTEQTKISEKREQLNENCQNALNEISKIVMKKRQERLAKVERKLNELTYVKN from the exons atgtatgtgacTGTTTTCTTTCACATCATTGCAGCTGTCTCTTTTACTTCAATTTACAG GATCAATGGGAGTTCTCCATCAAAAGCAGATACATGCGATAATAGTGATATTAGAAAACAAGCCAAGGAAATAGCAGAAAATGAGATAGCTCCTTTTTCAAAGTGGGACAGCCTACTGACATCAGCACCTACGTCTATTGCTTTAATTGGTCAACTTATGCTGATAGCAACCGAAAGTGATTTTACATTACTTGAAAATGCTCCGAAAGACggttttaaatatttgaagtaTCCAAATTCCTTCAGGGCTTCATTGGTTCAGTTAAGTAATATGGGATGGGATGCGTTCAATGACGCACATCTGAATATGGATAGCATAAGGTTACACACTACCAACCTTGATAGTCATGTTCagacattatttaaaataatgaatgaTGGAACGAACGACGAATTGGAATTACTTGTTCCTATGACACTAAGGAAAATAGAAAATATTGCAGATGAATGCTTGAAACTTTCTGTAAATACCGAAAGCAGTTTTGACTTATTCATGAAAACAATCAGCGAACTCAATGAAGCAAGCACAATTGCAAAAGGAGTATATGAGGAAAAGTATAAAGATACCGAAACGGCGATCAAATCAAGTGAAATAGAGCAGGAAAGCTCAATATCAGAAAGGGAAACTATGAAACAACAGATAGaggatatgaaaaaagaaataaaagacatGCAGAATGATTTTGAGGAAACATTGGATGAAATGCCATCTAGTACGAAATTGCTAGGATTATCTCTTGTTGATGGATTTATGGGTGTAGCTAAAAGAATTTTTCGTGGCCATTGGGATGATATGTTTGAGGAAATTCAAACGACAAGAGAAGAAGCAGAAACGCCAGAAGATCGAGCAAACAAACGAGCCTACAGATTTGCTGAGGAAATAAATAGACATGTGCATACATTAGTAGATGTCGCAACCTCACGCCTTGAAAAAGGCGAAAAGATACCTAACTGGAATGAAATTGATTCAGTGCGCTCTGCAAAAGAAAGTCTTAAATTAAATTTAAGGAACATAAATAGAGATCAAATGCAATCTGAGGTTCATATGAGAGCCATACAAATTTGTGAAGATTCAATACGGTTGTGTGAACAACTTATAGCGTTACAAAAAGACTTGAAACTAAATGACGACAGAGTAAAAGCATTAATTATGGAAGTAGAAGATATATTACTTATTTCAGAACGATTTGCTACAGATGCAGATACTTTTTTGCATAGTAAAGGTCCTCGTATGAGTTGGCACAAATCAATGTTTAGTTCTAGTTTAGTGCATAACGAATTAATAAAAGCTCATATTAAAGTCGATTCTGCACAGGAGGTGTTGCAAGGTTCAAGAAAAAAGCAGGAAGAAATGTTTCAAAGCCTTAGAAGAAACAATGCACGAATGGAAGATACCCTAAAGGATTTAGCTAAATTTAAGGTTGAAAAGGTTGACTTTGAAGAAATCAGAAAGACTTTAATAAAAGGTATTGAAGCCATACAAAATGTTCGTGAAGAATGGGGAAGAGTTGTGAGATTTTTTAAAACGatatcaaaaatgataaaaatgaatttttatgtcAATGTGAATACCTTGATAGAACATTCAAATATAGGAACAAAACTGAAACTGAAAAACGATGCTTTTCCTGCTTTAACGCGTAAACTTGTTTCTGAAAGTATGTTAAAAGTAAGTGCATTATCGTATGCAGTTCATGAAATAGCATCAACCTACGTGGAAATATCGGAAAAGCATTTACTTGATCAGATGAACGCATTGGGCGGGCTGGCTGCTTTAGATCCGAAGACCGAACAAACGAAAATCAGTGAGAAGAGGGAACAGCTGAATGAAAATTGCCAAAATGCCTTAAATGAAATAAGCAAGATCGTAATGAAAAAAAGACAGGAACGTCTAGCAAAAGTTGAGAGAAAACTAAATGAACTGACATATGttaaaaactaa